The Henckelia pumila isolate YLH828 chromosome 2, ASM3356847v2, whole genome shotgun sequence genome includes a window with the following:
- the LOC140881282 gene encoding pentatricopeptide repeat-containing protein At4g21065, which translates to MIDRSSTKLLDNSYKKPYILKQCIALLLSCASSVSKLKQVHAFSIRHGVPLSSPDMGKHLIFTLVSLSGPMSYARVLFDQISLPNIFTWDTMIRGYAESENPSPALDIYRQFRVRLMDPDTHTYPFLLKAIAKLMLLSDGEKVHCCAVKDGFESLVFVQNSLVHFYGACGRADSALQLFETMPEKNLVAWNSVINGYALNSRPNETLTLYRKMVLDGVKPDGFTLVSLLTACAELGALTLSRRAHVYMMKVGLDKNLHAANALLVLYAKCGNIREAKMVFDVLEERSVVSWTSLIVGLAVNGFGNEALDIFKEMEMHGFLPSEITFVGVLYACSHCGMVNEGFAYFERMKKEFGIVPKIEHYGCMVDLLGRAGLVKQAYKYILEMPVEPNAVIWRTLLGACALRGNLEIAEVARDELKRLEPKHCGDFVLLSNLYASERRWSEVHNVRTTMLNEGVSKVPGYSLVELGNNMHEFVMGDVSHPQTEAIYAMLLEMTRLLKLEGYSPHTSNVLADIEEEEKETALSYHSEKIAIAFVLINTPPGTPIRILKNLRICADCHLAIKLTSKIFDREIVVRDRSRFHHFKDGVCSCKDYW; encoded by the coding sequence GATTGATCGCTCATCAACCAAATTGCTTGACAACAGCTATAAGAAACCTTACATTCTGAAGCAATGCATCGCTCTCTTGCTGTCATGCGCCTCCTCTGTCTCGAAACTGAAGCAAGTTCACGCCTTTTCCATACGGCATGGCGTCCCTCTTTCAAGTCCAGACATGGGCAAACACTTGATATTTACCTTGGTTTCGCTCTCAGGACCCATGTCATATGCCCGAGTTTTGTTCGACCAAATATCCCTTCCAAATATCTTCACTTGGGATACAATGATCAGAGGCTATGCTGAGAGTGAAAACCCATCTCCAGCTTTGGATATATACCGACAGTTTCGTGTGAGGTTGATGGATCCCGACACTCACACGTATCCTTTTCTTCTTAAAGCCATAGCTAAACTTATGCTCCTTAGTGATGGTGAGAAGGTACATTGCTGTGCAGTGAAAGATGGGTTCGAGTCATTGGTGTTTGTGCAGAATTCGTTGGTTCATTTCTATGGTGCCTGTGGTCGGGCAGACAGTGCTCTTCAGCTGTTCGAAACCATGCCTGAAAAAAATCTTGTGGCTTGGAATTCGGTTATCAATGGGTACGCTTTGAATAGCAGACCTAATGAGACATTAACCCTTTACAGGAAAATGGTGTTGGATGGTGTAAAACCAGATGGGTTCACTTTGGTTAGTTTGCTTACCGCTTGTGCTGAGCTTGGTGCTTTGACTTTGAGCAGAAGGGCCCATGTTTACATGATGAAGGTCGGTCTGGACAAAAATTTACATGCTGCAAATGCACTTCTGGTTCTTTATGCCAAATGTGGGAACATTAGGGAGGCAAAAATGGTCTTTGACGTGTTAGAGGAGAGGAGTGTGGTGTCATGGACGTCACTGATTGTGGGATTGGCTGTCAATGGATTTGGCAATGAAGCACTTGATATTTTCAAGGAAATGGAGATGCACGGGTTTCTTCCCAGTGAAATTACTTTTGTTGGTGTATTATATGCTTGTAGCCATTGCGGAATGGTAAATGAGGGATTTGCCTACTTTGAGAGGATGAAAAAGGAATTTGGAATTGTTCCAAAAATTGAACATTATGGTTGTATGGTTGATTTACTCGGCCGGGCAGGCTTAGTGAAACAAGCTTATAAATATATACTTGAAATGCCTGTGGAACCTAATGCGGTAATCTGGAGAACATTACTAGGTGCATGTGCTTTACGAGGGAATTTAGAAATAGCAGAAGTTGCAAGAGATGAGCTCAAAAGGTTGGAGCCTAAACACTGTGGAGATTTTGTGCTTCTTTCAAACCTTTATGCATCAGAAAGACGGTGGTCGGAGGTTCACAATGTTAGAACAACAATGCTTAATGAAGGTGTAAGCAAAGTGCCTGGTTATAGTCTTGTTGAGTTAGGAAATAACATGCATGAGTTTGTCATGGGGGATGTGTCTCATCCTCAAACTGAGGCCATTTATGCAATGCTTTTAGAGATGACCAGGCTGCTGAAACTGGAAGGCTATTCACCTCATACATCGAATGTGCTTGCTGAcatagaagaagaagagaaggagaCGGCATTGTCGTATCATAGCGAGAAGATTGCTATTGCATTTGTGTTGATTAATACTCCACCAGGGACTCCAATTAGAATCTTGAAGAACTTGAGGATTTGTGCAGATTGCCACCTTGCAATAAAGCTGACATCAAAGATTTTTGATCGGGAGATTGTTGTTAGAGATCGAAGCCGGTTTCATCATTTTAAAGATGGAGTTTGTTCTTGTAAAGATTACTGGTAG
- the LOC140881284 gene encoding uncharacterized protein: METLMGSCWKIFSLKFGEKDRLIWRPGDASQSRKQNVFPRNQKRDVFLGFSLSVSFHRNTVRSVAPSNQTLIESEETDQLLVADQPKTVHVRFKLTKECAFGQHFVVVGDDPCLGLWDPSDGVRFDWSDGHLWTAELDVPCGKVIKYKFILKLNDNTIHWQPGPDRILETWETEKTIIVFEDWDHPEFQDIAEEESIADLNDEKSLINSELPAVSENSSETKQDEGTNAEKQLVATNVRSSLDEKVKHDSNTNMNYSKHEERGFFDPTEEEERDDLEQEAPVSSVLLPGLIPVLTDETDKESPNEVKDEELKDARNSASLSYTETSKVVMENEKGFHGKEQLEILEGDRRWGRGMVKKFLDILFRL; this comes from the exons ATGGAAACTTTAATGGGGTCTTGTTGGAAGATTTTCTCACTCAAATTCGGGGAGAAAGATAGACTAATTTGGCGGCCAGGTGATGCGTCGCAGAGTAGAAAACAAAACGTGTTTCCTAGGAACCAAAAGCGTGATGTCTTTTTGGGATTCTCGCTTTCAGTCTCGTTTCATCGGAATACTGTTCGCTCAGTTGCGCCATCAAATCAG ACACTGATCGAAAGTGAAGAAACTGATCAGCTCCTAGTTGCTG ACCAGCCCAAAACCGTCCATGTGCGATTTAAATTAACCAAGGAATGTGCATTTGGCCAACACTTTGTGGTAGTAGGGGATGATCCATGCTTGGGGTTGTGGGATCCGTCCGATGGAGTGCGGTTCGATTGGTCCGATGGGCATTTATGGACTGCAGAATTG GATGTACCCTGTGGCAAAGTGATCAAGTACAAGTTCATACTGAAATTGAATGACAATACTATTCATTGGCAACCGGGGCCTGATAGAATTCTTGAAACATGGGAGACAGAAAAGACTATAATTGTTTTTGAAGATTGGGATCATCCCGAATTCCAGGATATTGCAGAGGAAGAATCCATAGCTGATCTAAATGATGAGAAGTCTTTGATCAATTCAGAATTGCCTGCGGTTTCCGAAAATTCAAGCGAGACAAAACAAGATGAAGGGACCAATGCGGAAAAGCAACTTGTTGCCACTAATGTGCGTTCTAGTCTTGATGAAAAGGTGAAACATGATTCAAATACAAACATGAATTACTCGAAGCATGAAGAAAGGGGGTTTTTCGACCCTACAGAGGAGGAAGAAAGGGACGATTTAGAGCAAGAGGCTCCTGTAAGTTCTGTTCTATTGCCGGGCTTGATTCCAGTGCTAACAGATGAGACAGATAAAGAATCTCCAAATGAAGTGAAAGACGAGGAG CTCAAAGATGCACGCAACTCAGCCTCCTTGAGTTATACAGAAACTAGTAAGGTGGTGATGGAGAACGAGAAAGGATTCCACGGGAAAGAGCAGCTTGAAATCTTGGAAGGTGACAGGCGATGGGGTAGAGGAATGGTTAAgaaatttcttgatattttgtTCAGACTCTAA